A section of the Paenibacillus aurantius genome encodes:
- a CDS encoding ABC transporter permease, translating into MRKHKVLYLLMLPGILYYVIFKYVPMYGIIIAFQNFSIGRGITGSKFVGFKHFVDFFYNTPDAWKLIRNTILLNVYDLLFRFPVPILLALLFHEIRNRAFKGFVQSVSYMPHFLSTVVIAGIMVTFLSQQTGIINHMLGWFGIEPILFLGLPEWFRTIYVGSEIWQTAGWGTILYLAAIAGVDPTLYEAAKIDGANRFQQMRHVTLVGMYPVMIVLFVLTLGHFMETGFQKIILLYNPMTYETADVLNTFVYRRGILSADFSFATAVGLFQAAIGFLLVVTANRIVRKYSESSLW; encoded by the coding sequence ATGAGAAAGCATAAGGTTCTGTATTTGCTTATGCTTCCCGGCATTCTGTACTACGTGATTTTTAAATACGTGCCGATGTACGGGATTATCATCGCCTTTCAGAACTTCTCGATCGGGCGCGGCATTACCGGAAGTAAATTTGTCGGCTTTAAGCATTTCGTGGATTTCTTCTACAATACCCCGGATGCCTGGAAGCTCATCCGTAACACGATATTGCTGAACGTATACGATCTGCTGTTTCGGTTCCCGGTGCCCATCCTTCTGGCTCTGCTGTTTCACGAAATCCGGAATCGAGCCTTTAAAGGATTCGTGCAGAGCGTAAGCTATATGCCCCATTTCCTCTCCACCGTCGTCATCGCCGGAATTATGGTCACCTTCCTGTCCCAGCAGACCGGAATTATCAATCACATGCTCGGATGGTTCGGGATCGAGCCCATTTTGTTCCTCGGGCTGCCGGAGTGGTTCCGTACCATCTATGTCGGCTCGGAAATCTGGCAGACGGCGGGCTGGGGCACGATTCTCTATTTGGCGGCGATCGCGGGCGTGGATCCGACTCTGTACGAAGCGGCCAAGATAGACGGGGCCAACCGGTTTCAGCAAATGCGGCACGTTACGCTCGTCGGCATGTATCCGGTTATGATCGTGCTGTTCGTGCTGACGCTGGGACATTTTATGGAAACGGGCTTTCAGAAAATCATCCTGCTCTACAATCCGATGACCTACGAGACAGCAGACGTCCTGAACACGTTCGTGTACCGCCGGGGCATCCTGTCCGCCGATTTCAGCTTCGCCACAGCCGTCGGCTTGTTCCAAGCGGCGATCGGGTTCCTGCTCGTCGTCACGGCCAACCGGATTGTCCGCAAATATTCGGAATCAAGCCTTTGGTAG
- a CDS encoding helix-turn-helix domain-containing protein, which produces MEKKIRTHRTGLFWTFFTKYFALILIPVIAASLLTNIFIVKLIESDAENINNIVMQGYSEQTDSLFSSLESDMVNMLSTSNIKSILNDGTSDSTQRLEGIHSLMGQLAKLQSHRFVYNAFLYFAKADLIIDGRTYKSKREYFQENYPLDDQDRAAYLANFTDKKSMQFTGPHTVMEKPPFTEDAIQEHSNLSVLLSYPFNSSDPDVYLAVNVSRDKTSEQLGIPRKWVTDTALLDSGGNVLIHNGSTELKPGLFLPMLVSSREQELLVKQQTKGFSYRKSRFNDSWSYVSIIDMQTLLKPARMVQTFTIVFLGLFVVAGTLISYYLSRRLYHPIQEIRTGLEAHRIDGLPIQDGGNEFDVIKRCSHTIVSRNKELSQRVGGMYPIVEEHFISKILLGEYRDSLSIDYYAKEIDFRYRPITSATVLVIEFQFYSHPAEPLSETTKSFMLTELKEKIHKLSSGAIWVCLTHAERLACVLLHGSETPPDARETAETIKQLLQQPHYKAAIGLGTTVQGIEQLHSSYRQAAAMLKHKSLVPGVEICGISGKRPAGDGFLSVDEVNRIFNRYKAKDYDGLLQAACELLEAGMRNNTNAHQMKNMGVDMLNTWIRAVESERGEFNISFYSELLASLTRCVTWEELRHCFHDIHAMLFRAIQPSDRKQQFAEILAYIQEHYHEELSMELFAERMNMSVGHFSRLFKEEVGEKYVEYIAKLRIHRSKTYLLQTDMKIDDIAGQVGYWGRNSFIRNFRRYEGITPAKFREIHQA; this is translated from the coding sequence ATGGAGAAGAAGATCCGAACGCACCGGACCGGACTATTCTGGACATTTTTCACGAAATACTTCGCGCTTATCCTCATTCCGGTTATAGCCGCGAGCCTATTGACGAATATTTTCATCGTAAAATTAATCGAGAGCGATGCGGAGAATATCAACAATATCGTCATGCAGGGCTACTCGGAGCAAACGGACAGCCTGTTTAGCTCACTGGAATCGGACATGGTGAACATGCTTTCGACCTCGAATATCAAGAGCATTCTCAACGATGGCACAAGCGATAGTACCCAAAGGCTCGAAGGGATCCATTCGTTGATGGGGCAGCTGGCCAAATTGCAGTCTCATCGGTTCGTCTACAATGCTTTCCTTTATTTTGCCAAAGCGGATCTTATTATCGATGGCCGTACGTATAAAAGCAAACGAGAATACTTTCAGGAAAATTATCCGCTTGACGATCAAGACCGGGCCGCTTATTTGGCGAATTTTACGGATAAAAAATCCATGCAGTTTACCGGACCGCATACCGTTATGGAAAAGCCGCCGTTCACGGAGGACGCCATCCAAGAGCACTCCAATTTATCCGTCCTTCTCAGTTATCCGTTCAACAGCAGCGACCCGGACGTCTATTTGGCCGTGAATGTGAGCCGGGACAAGACCAGTGAGCAGCTTGGCATTCCGAGAAAATGGGTGACGGATACGGCTCTTCTCGATTCGGGCGGCAACGTCCTGATCCATAACGGCTCCACGGAGCTGAAGCCCGGCCTATTCCTGCCGATGTTGGTATCGAGCCGGGAGCAGGAGCTATTGGTGAAGCAGCAAACGAAAGGATTCTCTTACCGGAAGTCCCGCTTTAACGATTCCTGGTCCTATGTGAGCATCATCGATATGCAGACCCTGCTCAAGCCGGCGCGCATGGTCCAAACGTTTACGATCGTGTTCCTCGGCTTGTTCGTGGTGGCGGGGACCCTGATTTCCTATTATTTGAGCCGCAGGCTGTATCATCCTATTCAGGAGATTAGAACGGGCTTGGAGGCCCATCGAATCGACGGTTTGCCGATCCAAGACGGCGGGAACGAATTCGATGTCATCAAACGATGCTCCCATACGATCGTTTCCAGGAACAAAGAGCTTTCCCAGAGGGTCGGGGGCATGTACCCGATTGTCGAAGAGCATTTTATTAGCAAAATCCTGCTTGGGGAATACCGCGACAGCCTGTCCATCGATTACTACGCCAAGGAAATCGACTTCCGCTACCGCCCGATCACTTCCGCAACGGTGCTTGTTATCGAATTCCAATTCTACTCGCACCCGGCGGAGCCCTTGTCCGAAACAACCAAATCCTTCATGCTCACCGAGCTTAAGGAAAAAATACATAAGCTGTCTTCCGGCGCCATCTGGGTATGTCTTACCCATGCCGAACGGCTGGCGTGCGTGCTTCTCCACGGCAGCGAGACGCCTCCTGATGCGCGCGAAACGGCGGAAACAATCAAGCAGCTGCTGCAGCAGCCGCACTATAAGGCGGCGATCGGACTCGGAACCACCGTTCAGGGGATTGAGCAGCTTCATTCCTCTTACCGTCAGGCTGCCGCCATGCTCAAGCATAAGAGCTTAGTGCCGGGAGTGGAAATATGCGGCATAAGCGGCAAACGCCCGGCCGGGGACGGCTTCCTGTCCGTCGACGAGGTAAATCGCATCTTCAACCGGTATAAGGCGAAGGATTACGACGGTCTGCTTCAGGCCGCCTGCGAATTGCTGGAAGCCGGGATGAGAAATAATACGAACGCCCATCAAATGAAGAATATGGGCGTGGATATGCTGAACACCTGGATACGCGCCGTTGAGAGCGAACGCGGGGAATTCAATATTTCCTTCTACTCGGAGCTCTTGGCTTCGTTAACCCGCTGTGTGACCTGGGAGGAGCTGCGGCACTGCTTCCACGACATTCATGCCATGCTGTTCCGCGCGATTCAGCCTTCCGACCGGAAGCAGCAGTTTGCGGAGATCCTTGCTTATATTCAGGAGCATTACCATGAGGAGCTTTCCATGGAGCTCTTTGCCGAAAGGATGAACATGTCGGTCGGGCATTTCAGCCGCCTGTTCAAAGAGGAGGTGGGCGAGAAGTACGTGGAATATATCGCCAAGCTGCGGATCCATAGATCGAAGACTTACTTGCTGCAGACCGATATGAAAATCGACGACATTGCCGGGCAAGTCGGCTATTGGGGCCGCAACTCGTTCATCCGCAATTTCCGCCGGTACGAAGGAATCACCCCCGCCAAATTCCGGGAGATCCATCAAGCCTGA
- a CDS encoding gamma-glutamyl-gamma-aminobutyrate hydrolase family protein, whose amino-acid sequence MYEQEDRYVLRRTYTEAVEQAGGIPLLLPYPKDAGEAAELEKRTDGLILSGGTDLDPAYFGEEPHPKLGEVVPDRDRAELLLLDAYMQAGKPVLGICRGCQVMNAALGGTLLQDIPSQCPDALQHTQKAPRSHGSHLVRIREGSRLHGILGALEIRVNSFHHQAVRRAAPGLNVTAHALDGIVEAVERPGDPFFVGVQWHPEDMAGGDRYAAALFQSLVKACFSDARNKKTRES is encoded by the coding sequence ATGTATGAACAAGAGGATCGTTACGTTCTCCGGAGAACGTATACGGAAGCGGTGGAGCAGGCGGGAGGGATTCCTCTGCTGCTCCCCTATCCGAAGGACGCGGGAGAAGCGGCGGAGTTGGAAAAGCGGACCGACGGGCTCATCCTGAGCGGCGGAACGGACCTGGACCCCGCCTATTTCGGGGAGGAGCCTCACCCGAAGCTGGGGGAGGTGGTGCCGGACCGGGACCGGGCCGAGCTCCTGCTGCTGGACGCTTACATGCAGGCGGGCAAGCCGGTACTCGGGATTTGCCGGGGCTGCCAGGTGATGAACGCCGCGCTAGGAGGGACGCTCCTCCAGGATATCCCCTCCCAATGTCCCGATGCGCTGCAGCATACCCAGAAGGCCCCGCGTTCCCACGGCTCCCATCTGGTCCGGATCCGGGAGGGGTCCCGGCTGCACGGAATCCTAGGAGCGCTGGAAATCCGGGTCAACAGCTTTCACCACCAAGCCGTCCGACGGGCCGCCCCCGGCTTAAACGTAACGGCCCATGCGCTGGACGGGATCGTGGAGGCAGTCGAGCGGCCCGGGGATCCATTCTTCGTCGGGGTGCAGTGGCACCCGGAGGATATGGCCGGCGGGGACCGCTATGCCGCCGCATTGTTCCAGAGTCTTGTGAAGGCCTGCTTTTCCGATGCAAGAAACAAGAAGACGAGGGAAAGCTAA
- a CDS encoding beta-mannosidase, whose amino-acid sequence MELSGLWRLQSSEVGDIRPVEAAAPGLDDRFWITARVPGDVHSALIERKLIDDPYFGHNDAKSRWIERKEWWYRYTFDYALGEDKEERHELVFEGLDTFAAVFVNGHEIGTTANMLMAHRFDVSRVLRNGKNTIAVRFDPLYLHNREKEQFQWSSYTKERPWLRKAAMNFGWDWGPRMVTTGIWGKVRIERKRLAKLESVFARTVQRNGTEAVIRVDAEAARIRRGTALEASVRLWDADGRVAAEGSFPLGGRTGSLELTVADPRLWWTHDLGEPYLYELEVTLQADGEPVDRYRKPFGIRTIQLQLEDEQGRKAFAFVLNGVRLFAKGANWIPVDHFIGAAPDDRYRDLITLSVEANMNMLRVWAGGIYEKDIFFEECDRQGVLVWQDFAFANALFPDFNRDFMENVRQEVVYNVKRLRNHASLALWCGNNEIDWLYDMKTAGGDLTCPFYGEAIYHELIPEVLEELDDSRAYWPSSPYGGNDANDPQEGDRHNWQVWHGSVYPRKFGEPPLLEYSVEGVTFKNYKKDFTLFSSEFGMHASANRYTLEKNIPEGEFYWNSAEMAYRNKDTNHQKGILLMEGFTGVPKDIEEYMNFSMLTQAEGLKYGIEHYRRHKERTSGALVWQLNDSWPGTSWSMIDYELLPKASYHYARNFYHPLLLSLDHEPGGELAVWVVNDTLQAYEGQVRLTVYDFRGAEVSSFRLAAKVPANGAVELGRLPEAEVLNGRPAEEVVVELMAEGWEAPANRYFLRDPKDLRLPAAVLKVEKGGEDGTVRITADSVLARMVKLELPQGNVRFSDNFFDLLPGETRTVSVTDAAGNPVPLDKLMVSALNE is encoded by the coding sequence ATGGAATTGTCAGGATTATGGAGGCTGCAGTCTTCTGAAGTGGGAGACATTCGGCCGGTGGAGGCGGCGGCTCCGGGGCTCGACGACCGGTTCTGGATCACGGCCCGGGTGCCGGGCGACGTTCATTCCGCATTAATCGAGAGAAAGCTGATCGACGATCCTTATTTCGGGCATAACGACGCCAAGAGCCGCTGGATCGAGCGCAAGGAATGGTGGTACCGTTATACGTTTGACTATGCGCTTGGAGAGGACAAGGAAGAAAGGCACGAGCTTGTGTTCGAAGGGCTGGATACGTTCGCCGCCGTCTTCGTCAACGGCCACGAAATCGGCACGACCGCCAATATGCTGATGGCCCACCGCTTTGACGTGTCCCGGGTGCTGCGGAACGGAAAGAACACGATCGCCGTCCGTTTCGATCCGCTGTACCTGCACAACCGGGAGAAGGAACAGTTCCAATGGTCCTCCTATACGAAGGAACGGCCTTGGCTCCGAAAGGCGGCTATGAATTTCGGCTGGGACTGGGGGCCGCGGATGGTGACGACCGGCATTTGGGGAAAGGTTCGAATCGAGCGGAAGAGGCTTGCGAAGCTGGAGAGCGTCTTTGCCCGGACGGTGCAGAGGAACGGCACGGAAGCCGTCATTCGGGTGGACGCTGAAGCCGCCCGGATCCGCCGGGGGACGGCTCTCGAAGCCTCGGTACGGCTGTGGGATGCTGACGGCCGGGTGGCGGCGGAGGGGAGCTTCCCGCTGGGCGGGAGAACCGGTTCCCTCGAGCTTACGGTAGCCGATCCCCGGCTGTGGTGGACGCACGACCTCGGAGAGCCTTATCTGTACGAGCTTGAGGTTACGCTTCAAGCGGATGGGGAGCCGGTGGACCGGTACCGGAAGCCGTTCGGCATCCGGACGATCCAGCTGCAGCTCGAGGATGAGCAGGGACGGAAGGCGTTTGCCTTCGTGCTGAACGGCGTGAGGCTGTTCGCCAAGGGAGCGAACTGGATTCCCGTGGATCATTTTATCGGCGCGGCTCCCGATGACCGCTACCGAGATCTCATCACCCTCTCCGTGGAGGCGAACATGAACATGCTCCGGGTATGGGCCGGCGGCATCTATGAGAAGGACATCTTCTTTGAGGAATGCGACCGGCAGGGAGTGCTCGTGTGGCAGGATTTTGCCTTCGCGAATGCGTTGTTCCCGGATTTCAACCGCGATTTCATGGAAAATGTCCGCCAGGAAGTCGTCTACAACGTCAAGAGGCTGCGCAACCATGCCTCGCTCGCGCTCTGGTGCGGCAACAACGAGATTGACTGGCTCTATGACATGAAGACGGCGGGCGGAGACCTCACCTGCCCCTTCTACGGCGAGGCCATCTACCACGAGCTTATTCCCGAGGTGCTGGAGGAGCTGGACGACAGCCGGGCTTACTGGCCTTCCTCGCCTTACGGCGGAAATGACGCCAACGATCCCCAGGAGGGGGACCGCCATAACTGGCAGGTGTGGCACGGCTCCGTCTACCCGCGGAAATTCGGGGAGCCGCCGCTTCTCGAGTACAGCGTGGAGGGCGTGACCTTCAAAAACTACAAGAAAGATTTCACCCTCTTCAGCAGCGAGTTCGGCATGCATGCCTCCGCCAACCGGTACACGCTGGAGAAAAACATTCCTGAGGGCGAATTCTACTGGAACAGCGCCGAGATGGCGTACCGCAACAAGGACACGAACCACCAGAAGGGCATTCTGCTCATGGAAGGCTTCACCGGTGTTCCGAAGGATATCGAGGAGTACATGAACTTCTCCATGCTGACCCAGGCGGAGGGACTGAAATACGGCATCGAGCATTACCGCCGCCATAAGGAACGGACGAGCGGAGCGCTTGTCTGGCAGCTTAACGACAGCTGGCCCGGAACAAGCTGGTCGATGATCGACTATGAGCTGCTGCCCAAAGCTTCCTATCATTACGCTCGGAATTTCTATCATCCGCTGCTGCTCTCGCTCGACCATGAGCCGGGAGGGGAGCTCGCCGTTTGGGTGGTCAACGACACCCTTCAGGCCTATGAAGGACAAGTCCGGCTCACCGTTTATGATTTCCGGGGAGCGGAGGTTTCGTCCTTCCGGCTTGCGGCGAAGGTGCCGGCGAACGGGGCCGTCGAGCTCGGGCGCCTGCCGGAGGCGGAGGTACTGAACGGCAGGCCGGCGGAGGAGGTCGTCGTCGAGCTGATGGCCGAAGGCTGGGAGGCCCCGGCCAACCGGTACTTCCTCCGGGATCCGAAGGACCTGCGCCTGCCGGCGGCCGTCCTGAAGGTGGAGAAAGGCGGGGAGGACGGAACGGTGCGTATCACGGCGGACAGCGTCCTCGCGCGGATGGTGAAGCTGGAGCTTCCTCAAGGAAACGTCCGCTTCAGCGACAATTTCTTCGACCTGCTGCCGGGGGAAACCCGGACGGTCTCTGTCACGGATGCGGCGGGAAATCCGGTGCCGCTGGATAAGCTTATGGTTTCGGCCCTAAACGAATAG